A genomic segment from Nitrosopumilus sp. K4 encodes:
- a CDS encoding DUF367 family protein, with product MKIQVLMFYQDDPKKCTAAKMIKFGLAKSIKKITSKSLVLDPFSEHFLLPSEKTLANTIVGIDCSWNLAEQAFSKKFDGIKRKLPPLLAGNPVNYAKLNKLTTAEALSATLFILGFKDDALKLLDKFKWGHTFYELNQNLLDEYSKIESESQIDDILKDYGLSN from the coding sequence GTGAAGATTCAAGTTTTGATGTTTTATCAAGATGATCCAAAAAAGTGCACAGCTGCTAAGATGATAAAGTTTGGACTTGCAAAAAGCATTAAAAAAATTACAAGCAAAAGTTTGGTTTTGGATCCTTTCTCAGAGCACTTCTTATTGCCTAGTGAAAAAACACTGGCCAACACTATTGTTGGGATTGACTGTTCGTGGAATTTGGCAGAGCAAGCATTTTCAAAAAAATTTGATGGGATAAAGAGAAAACTTCCCCCCCTTTTGGCGGGAAATCCTGTAAATTATGCCAAACTTAACAAATTGACTACTGCTGAAGCACTTTCTGCTACTCTCTTTATCTTAGGTTTCAAAGATGATGCCCTGAAACTGCTTGACAAATTCAAATGGGGTCACACCTTCTACGAGCTAAACCAAAATTTATTGGATGAATATTCCAAGATTGAATCCGAATCTCAAATTGATGATATTCTCAAAGATTATGGGTTATCAAATTGA
- a CDS encoding lamin tail domain-containing protein produces the protein MIRNIAILFSVLFLGIIIIPASAQSFPDHVVINEVDLNPPGDDSVNISEWVELYNPTDSKIDVSGWEIASTTVLKKTMTIPAGTIIGPGKFLKYSYQTVWFTDSNDSIELRDKNGVVIDKTPLFADLKNDFSSWQRIYDGYDNDSITDWKFATSNAGSSNGKQTFSEEQQGTYVTLSVDKQHYLFGETAKISGKVSEEVVITYPYFQPEKVILTISGPNYNKIVELYPDMNLNFKTSLNLQKVLGISEGTYNLNVKYAGATSQTSFTVGDKIIETEIVQEGSITLQTDKSVYIPGQTVVLTGTTSKIIPLEGLKFTITNPDGIVIANGNLFPTNGKFTTTVFVSPVKPVYGTYEVIGEYFDKAVKTTFEVSKDVKESVPISLWTDNVAYGLGETVQISGRLNNIWIPSLDLEIIQTKNTLGSTTSTSSFKILDVARIQGDGSFAYSFNIPNEQQRLGDYRITVSKEVGTASKIIHAVVNPDEFVVSDEPLTLQTNKPSYDFGETLILDGFIANPTTRSSFETAVVTVFVLNNDGTPVSIMGVPEGARTTSKDQLVVVPYKLTAIPESSGNFNVKLDINKNAFFEGTYKLKAQYNDLTKIISFDVVDPLKQTGSQTLTLNKEVFGLGEKLLLSGILPPTGQTSVTVSLTKPDGSVRNSGATIEDQRFSWTWTTPISEKPLAIKSEGRSLTVSNYGVYKIEASVPGYSKTIFFKVSSDPENDSLSSTPIFVSTEKSIYNAGEKLKVVGNVIPRQQGDEGLVVPDRVTIRVLSGTFPYKQILESQVYPKVGGSFESLFDLPITVFSEGQYKIHAIYQNKKVESSFGVVNDFTFGSDDDVELLLSADKAEYYPGDVVVLSGKPNKLIYLEKFDVSVIKKSDTEITCGSFFCGKHVGKVTTLRPSPSGSFTYQFPIIDLPSSIGKYEFTVDADFDTKSLPFNVVERPAEMKTPSTIIEKENRITESDVSVTILQKSVDGNNVAPRVFSGSMLTNRVDQADVNLKITSESGVCIIGPDLECLVKESTRKPGQIYEVVEVDGMSLKVRYSGPDVRLEKFDILPESSEEFLSDMTWNVSILKDDQASRFYYKINYKTLE, from the coding sequence ATGATTAGAAATATTGCTATACTGTTTTCCGTACTTTTTCTAGGAATAATCATAATTCCTGCTAGTGCTCAATCTTTTCCTGACCATGTCGTAATTAACGAAGTTGACTTAAATCCTCCTGGGGATGACTCTGTAAATATTTCAGAATGGGTTGAGCTTTACAATCCTACTGATTCTAAAATTGATGTTAGTGGATGGGAAATTGCATCCACCACTGTTTTGAAAAAAACAATGACAATCCCTGCTGGAACGATCATTGGTCCTGGAAAATTCTTAAAATATTCTTATCAAACTGTTTGGTTTACTGATTCAAATGATTCTATTGAACTGCGTGACAAAAATGGAGTTGTAATCGACAAAACTCCTTTGTTTGCTGATTTGAAAAATGATTTTTCATCATGGCAAAGAATCTATGATGGATATGATAATGATTCCATTACTGATTGGAAGTTTGCAACATCAAATGCTGGCTCTTCAAATGGAAAACAAACCTTCTCTGAGGAACAACAGGGAACATATGTTACTTTGTCTGTAGATAAACAACATTATCTTTTTGGAGAGACTGCAAAAATATCTGGAAAAGTTTCTGAAGAAGTAGTGATTACTTATCCGTATTTCCAACCTGAAAAAGTTATCCTGACAATTTCTGGTCCAAATTACAATAAAATTGTTGAACTATACCCTGACATGAATTTGAATTTTAAAACATCTTTGAATCTACAAAAAGTTCTTGGAATTTCTGAGGGTACATACAACTTGAATGTAAAATATGCTGGTGCAACTTCTCAGACAAGTTTTACCGTGGGTGATAAAATAATTGAAACTGAAATTGTTCAAGAAGGTTCTATAACTCTTCAAACTGACAAATCTGTATACATCCCTGGGCAAACCGTTGTTTTAACTGGGACCACCTCTAAAATAATTCCACTCGAAGGTCTAAAATTCACCATAACTAATCCTGATGGTATTGTTATTGCAAATGGCAATCTGTTTCCAACAAATGGAAAGTTCACCACCACTGTATTTGTCAGTCCTGTCAAGCCTGTATATGGTACCTATGAGGTGATTGGCGAGTATTTTGACAAGGCAGTAAAAACAACCTTTGAAGTTTCTAAAGACGTAAAGGAATCTGTGCCTATTTCACTTTGGACTGACAACGTAGCATATGGATTGGGAGAAACTGTTCAGATCAGTGGACGATTAAACAACATTTGGATCCCTTCACTTGACTTAGAAATCATCCAAACGAAAAATACTTTAGGCTCTACTACTAGCACTTCAAGTTTTAAAATCTTAGATGTTGCGCGAATTCAAGGTGACGGTTCATTTGCATATTCATTTAATATTCCAAATGAACAACAACGATTAGGTGATTACAGAATTACAGTGTCTAAAGAAGTTGGCACTGCTTCAAAAATAATCCATGCAGTTGTGAATCCAGACGAATTTGTTGTATCTGATGAACCCTTGACCCTTCAAACAAACAAACCCTCATATGATTTTGGAGAGACGTTGATTCTAGATGGGTTCATCGCAAATCCTACAACACGTTCTAGCTTTGAAACCGCTGTTGTAACAGTTTTTGTTTTGAATAATGATGGCACTCCTGTATCCATAATGGGTGTTCCTGAAGGTGCTAGGACAACTAGCAAAGATCAACTAGTTGTCGTGCCTTACAAATTAACTGCCATACCTGAATCTTCTGGCAACTTTAATGTTAAATTAGATATCAACAAAAATGCCTTCTTTGAAGGCACCTACAAATTAAAAGCACAATACAATGATCTGACAAAAATAATTTCATTTGATGTTGTTGATCCACTAAAACAAACAGGTTCTCAAACACTTACTTTAAACAAAGAAGTGTTTGGCTTGGGGGAGAAATTACTTTTGAGCGGTATTTTGCCTCCTACTGGTCAAACTTCTGTAACTGTATCTCTTACAAAACCTGACGGTAGTGTGAGAAATTCTGGTGCAACAATTGAAGATCAAAGGTTTTCTTGGACTTGGACTACCCCTATTTCTGAAAAACCATTGGCTATAAAATCTGAAGGCCGCTCATTAACTGTGTCAAACTACGGTGTTTACAAGATAGAGGCTTCAGTTCCTGGATATTCAAAAACCATTTTCTTTAAGGTATCCTCTGATCCTGAAAATGACTCGCTTAGCTCAACGCCTATCTTTGTCTCCACTGAAAAATCAATTTACAATGCAGGTGAAAAATTAAAGGTGGTTGGAAATGTTATCCCCCGTCAACAAGGTGATGAGGGCTTGGTTGTGCCTGATCGTGTAACAATACGTGTCTTAAGCGGCACATTCCCTTACAAACAAATCCTGGAATCTCAAGTTTATCCTAAAGTAGGTGGCTCTTTTGAGAGTCTGTTTGATTTGCCTATCACTGTGTTCTCCGAGGGTCAATACAAAATACATGCAATTTATCAAAACAAAAAAGTTGAATCCTCATTTGGCGTTGTAAATGACTTTACGTTTGGTTCTGATGATGATGTTGAACTATTATTGTCCGCTGATAAGGCTGAATACTATCCAGGTGATGTTGTAGTGCTTTCTGGAAAACCCAATAAACTGATCTACTTGGAAAAATTTGATGTCAGCGTAATTAAAAAATCTGATACCGAAATAACATGCGGCTCATTTTTCTGTGGAAAACATGTTGGAAAAGTAACCACTTTAAGACCTAGCCCCTCTGGTTCATTTACTTATCAATTTCCGATAATTGATTTGCCTTCAAGTATTGGCAAATACGAATTTACAGTTGATGCTGATTTTGACACAAAATCCCTTCCATTCAATGTAGTTGAAAGACCTGCTGAGATGAAAACACCTTCAACTATTATCGAAAAAGAGAACCGAATCACAGAATCTGATGTGTCTGTTACTATTTTACAAAAATCTGTGGATGGAAATAACGTTGCACCCCGAGTATTTTCTGGTTCAATGCTTACCAATAGAGTTGATCAGGCCGATGTGAATCTGAAAATTACATCTGAATCTGGTGTTTGCATTATTGGACCTGATTTGGAATGTCTTGTAAAGGAATCCACAAGAAAACCTGGGCAAATCTATGAAGTTGTTGAAGTTGATGGTATGAGTCTTAAGGTCAGATATAGTGGACCAGATGTGCGTCTGGAGAAATTTGACATTCTCCCAGAATCCTCTGAAGAATTTTTATCTGATATGACTTGGAATGTAAGTATTCTAAAAGATGATCAGGCCTCTAGGTTCTACTATAAAATAAACTACAAGACACTAGAGTAA
- the map gene encoding type II methionyl aminopeptidase — protein sequence MQTDDYIKAGKIAAEVRERVREKNWVGKTVYEICEEVEEEIRKRGAKCAFPVNTSINEIAAHYTAEPNDPITITDSDLVKIDLGAQINGYIADTAVTVCYDPQYDGLVQAAEDALSNAMSMIKTGVKASDIGRTIETTIKQLGYKPIANLSGHSLEQYTIHAGKSIPNIWSIGGFSLSENTAYACEPFVTTENGGGFVRNGQIKNIFAINSRKKTKNEKADKLLDFIWENFNMLPFALRWITKEWEVKEAKELLEHLVKKKAVQAYPVLIEVNEQRVAQAEHTFIPNENGVTVTTAAE from the coding sequence TTGCAAACAGATGACTATATCAAAGCAGGTAAAATTGCTGCAGAAGTAAGAGAGAGAGTAAGGGAGAAAAACTGGGTTGGTAAAACAGTTTATGAAATTTGTGAAGAGGTAGAAGAGGAGATTAGAAAAAGAGGAGCAAAATGCGCATTCCCAGTAAATACAAGTATTAATGAAATTGCAGCACATTATACGGCCGAACCAAACGATCCAATAACAATTACTGATTCGGATTTAGTAAAAATTGATCTCGGTGCACAAATTAACGGATACATTGCAGACACTGCTGTGACTGTTTGTTATGATCCGCAGTATGATGGGCTAGTGCAAGCAGCAGAGGATGCGCTAAGTAATGCAATGTCAATGATCAAAACAGGTGTTAAGGCAAGTGATATCGGTAGAACAATAGAGACAACAATAAAGCAATTAGGATACAAACCCATTGCAAATCTTAGTGGTCATTCATTAGAACAATATACAATTCATGCTGGAAAATCAATCCCAAACATTTGGTCAATTGGAGGATTTTCATTATCTGAAAACACAGCATACGCATGTGAACCATTTGTTACAACTGAAAACGGCGGAGGTTTTGTCAGAAATGGACAAATCAAAAACATTTTTGCAATAAATTCTAGAAAGAAAACAAAGAACGAAAAGGCAGATAAACTGCTCGATTTTATTTGGGAAAACTTCAACATGCTGCCATTTGCATTAAGATGGATTACCAAAGAATGGGAAGTAAAAGAAGCAAAAGAATTGTTAGAGCACCTAGTAAAGAAAAAAGCAGTTCAAGCATATCCTGTGCTAATCGAAGTAAATGAACAAAGAGTTGCACAAGCAGAGCACACGTTCATTCCAAATGAAAACGGGGTAACAGTGACAACCGCAGCAGAATAG
- a CDS encoding DUF1512 domain-containing protein, which translates to MDFSNFDIDQFFGFGDDTNPLMMLIWIIPIFIFIFYGQRIQLQVTSGEIKKSIKKLELYKNESRTELIDYVKKSMKPKNDPTEKIDRFLDYFTIMPVDMDPNGIVEKVRHIVRSREDFSREHVKSLSPDTDEFELTKVQTLLEIATSLQMIYKVINHLFLTAKKQNNYPLILPLQMILPFIMEEAEAIHKAISAFKLGQPVGDGIGPMVVGKMMLNTEKKSAAFQTVLSQTEYEGRKLFLLKAEGPGSTVGRPGDAVEKIVSENKLDLIIMVDAALKMEGEDSATVAQGFGAAIGGIGTERYQIEEIASKNKIPIFAIVIKQSVKEAINLMTKEIADKADNVRSQVYEMIQDNTKPGQSVLLIGVGNTIGVPQ; encoded by the coding sequence TTGGATTTTAGTAATTTTGACATTGATCAATTTTTTGGATTTGGTGATGATACTAATCCTTTAATGATGTTAATCTGGATAATTCCAATTTTCATTTTCATTTTCTATGGTCAGAGGATTCAACTTCAAGTGACATCTGGTGAAATCAAAAAATCAATTAAAAAATTGGAATTGTACAAAAACGAATCGCGTACTGAACTTATAGATTATGTAAAAAAATCTATGAAACCAAAAAATGATCCTACTGAAAAAATTGACAGATTCTTAGATTATTTTACAATTATGCCTGTTGATATGGATCCTAATGGAATTGTTGAAAAAGTGAGACATATTGTAAGGTCTAGAGAAGATTTTTCAAGAGAACATGTAAAATCCTTGTCTCCTGATACAGATGAATTTGAATTAACCAAAGTTCAAACTTTACTTGAAATTGCCACTTCATTGCAAATGATTTACAAAGTAATCAATCATCTGTTTTTAACTGCAAAAAAACAAAACAACTATCCATTAATTTTGCCCTTGCAAATGATACTTCCTTTTATAATGGAAGAAGCCGAAGCAATCCACAAAGCAATATCTGCTTTTAAACTTGGCCAACCTGTAGGTGACGGAATTGGTCCTATGGTTGTTGGTAAAATGATGTTAAATACTGAAAAAAAATCTGCTGCATTCCAAACAGTATTGTCTCAAACAGAATATGAAGGAAGAAAATTATTTTTGTTAAAAGCTGAAGGTCCTGGTTCTACTGTTGGAAGACCTGGAGATGCTGTTGAAAAAATTGTTTCTGAAAATAAACTTGATCTTATCATTATGGTTGATGCTGCATTAAAGATGGAGGGAGAAGATTCTGCAACAGTTGCACAGGGATTTGGAGCTGCCATTGGTGGGATTGGAACTGAACGCTATCAAATTGAAGAAATTGCATCCAAAAATAAAATTCCTATTTTTGCAATAGTCATTAAACAATCTGTTAAAGAAGCAATTAATTTGATGACCAAAGAAATTGCAGACAAAGCCGACAATGTGCGCTCTCAAGTATATGAAATGATTCAAGATAATACAAAGCCTGGACAATCTGTTTTGCTAATTGGAGTTGGAAATACTATAGGAGTTCCACAATGA
- a CDS encoding TATA-box-binding protein gives MPQTKPIVSVENVVASASVDQKMDLNEITRTFPDVEYHPDQFPGLVFRLKSPKTATLIFTSGKMVCTGSKSEEMARKAVKTVVQKLRKGGIKVKKDAVVEIQNIVASINLGGKIHLEQAARTLPRSMYEPEQFPGLIHRMLDPKTVILLFSSGKLVCTGAKKEPDVYRSVNNLHALLEEKDLMIYD, from the coding sequence ATGCCACAAACAAAACCTATTGTAAGCGTGGAAAATGTAGTAGCCTCAGCTTCTGTAGATCAAAAAATGGATTTGAATGAGATTACCAGAACATTTCCAGACGTAGAATATCATCCTGATCAGTTTCCAGGACTTGTATTTAGATTAAAAAGTCCAAAAACTGCAACGCTGATTTTTACTTCAGGTAAAATGGTATGTACTGGTTCTAAATCAGAAGAAATGGCAAGAAAAGCAGTAAAGACAGTTGTTCAAAAACTTCGAAAAGGCGGCATTAAAGTAAAAAAAGACGCCGTAGTTGAAATTCAAAATATCGTAGCTTCAATTAACTTGGGTGGAAAAATTCACCTAGAGCAAGCTGCCAGAACACTTCCAAGAAGTATGTATGAACCAGAGCAATTTCCAGGACTCATCCACAGAATGTTAGATCCAAAAACAGTCATTTTGTTATTCTCGTCAGGAAAACTTGTCTGTACAGGAGCTAAAAAAGAACCAGATGTTTACAGATCAGTAAACAACTTACATGCACTATTAGAAGAAAAAGACCTAATGATCTATGACTAA
- a CDS encoding tRNA-binding protein — protein sequence MTTVTYDDFAKLDLRVAKIVSTEPIPGKSRIVKGTIDLGDEKRDVIIGGAQYYQPEDIVGKTVIVIANLEPKTMAGVESNAMLLAADVDDKPYWLTVVEDVPLGSPIK from the coding sequence ATGACAACAGTAACTTATGATGATTTTGCAAAGTTAGACCTTCGTGTTGCAAAAATTGTTTCAACTGAACCCATACCTGGAAAGTCTAGAATTGTTAAAGGGACTATTGATTTGGGTGATGAAAAACGTGACGTCATTATTGGTGGTGCACAATATTATCAACCTGAAGACATTGTTGGAAAAACTGTAATTGTTATTGCAAACTTGGAACCAAAAACAATGGCTGGTGTTGAATCAAATGCAATGTTGTTAGCAGCTGATGTTGATGATAAGCCATACTGGCTTACTGTTGTTGAAGATGTTCCGTTAGGAAGCCCAATAAAGTAA
- a CDS encoding type II toxin-antitoxin system RatA family toxin, with protein sequence MAIIETSIQINAPVEKVWEIVSDIDSEPKFWKGTKETKTISKEGNTIKREITIAFRDQKCMQEVIMKPKEKIEAVFTKGIIKGTKTLNIIPQDGKTNLEAVWDIKLTGMMSMFTGMIKNHIKSGTEQALQNIKEEAEM encoded by the coding sequence ATGGCAATAATTGAAACATCAATCCAAATAAACGCCCCAGTGGAAAAAGTTTGGGAAATAGTATCAGATATTGACAGTGAGCCAAAGTTTTGGAAGGGGACTAAAGAAACCAAGACCATTTCAAAAGAAGGAAACACCATCAAAAGAGAGATCACAATTGCATTTAGAGATCAAAAATGCATGCAAGAAGTAATCATGAAACCAAAAGAAAAGATTGAGGCCGTATTTACAAAGGGGATTATCAAAGGAACAAAAACACTCAACATCATACCTCAAGATGGGAAAACAAACCTAGAGGCAGTTTGGGATATCAAATTAACAGGAATGATGAGTATGTTTACAGGAATGATTAAAAACCACATTAAAAGCGGAACCGAGCAGGCATTGCAAAATATCAAAGAAGAAGCAGAGATGTAA
- a CDS encoding glycosyltransferase family 2 protein: MELAVDIFNYVFTSIMIGIAVAWMFLIKSMLDSFRHTPYLDKFEKTNDTTPKVSIILPARNEEEHIGKCLESLINQNYKNYEIIVINDSSEDNTEKIISEYGKKDSKIIHVNAQPKPEGWMGKNWACMEGYKKATGELLLFTDADTKHKETVISLAVAHLLSFDLDALSVIPKMLSFDFWTKITLPMISTFLHTRFSALKVNDPAKNTGYFFGSFFIIKKKTYDEVGTHEGVKQEIIEDGALGKKVKEQGYKIKMVRGEHLISAVWARDRTTLWNALKRLMIPLYLQSGGIAIGIFFAVLFLLFMPFPFTIYSAVFALDSISFSVLFATSTLSSILIYTGSVIEVKKALFLKLKYSVFAPIGSLVVVFGFLAGLVQAKSSSSVSWRGRSYSMKDHVQSSISV; this comes from the coding sequence ATGGAACTTGCAGTAGATATTTTCAACTATGTTTTCACTTCGATAATGATTGGAATTGCAGTAGCATGGATGTTTTTAATAAAATCAATGCTAGATTCTTTTAGACATACGCCGTATTTAGATAAGTTTGAAAAAACAAACGACACCACCCCAAAAGTTTCAATCATTCTTCCAGCAAGAAACGAGGAAGAGCATATTGGAAAATGTCTAGAATCATTGATCAATCAAAATTATAAAAACTATGAAATAATTGTAATTAATGATTCATCAGAAGACAATACAGAAAAAATAATTTCAGAGTATGGAAAAAAAGATTCCAAAATAATTCATGTCAATGCACAACCAAAACCAGAAGGATGGATGGGGAAAAACTGGGCATGTATGGAAGGATACAAAAAAGCAACAGGAGAGTTGTTGTTATTTACAGATGCAGACACGAAACACAAAGAGACAGTGATTTCACTTGCAGTTGCACATTTGCTTTCATTTGATCTTGATGCTTTGTCAGTTATTCCAAAAATGCTCTCATTTGATTTTTGGACAAAAATTACACTGCCAATGATATCCACATTTCTTCACACAAGATTTTCCGCTCTCAAGGTTAATGATCCAGCAAAAAATACAGGGTATTTTTTTGGAAGTTTCTTCATAATTAAGAAAAAAACATACGACGAGGTTGGAACTCATGAAGGGGTAAAACAAGAAATCATAGAAGATGGGGCACTAGGAAAAAAAGTCAAAGAACAAGGATACAAAATAAAGATGGTAAGAGGAGAACACCTAATCAGCGCTGTTTGGGCAAGAGACAGAACAACGCTGTGGAATGCATTAAAGCGTTTGATGATACCGCTTTATCTGCAGAGTGGAGGAATTGCCATAGGAATTTTCTTTGCAGTATTGTTTTTGCTTTTTATGCCATTTCCATTTACAATATACTCTGCAGTTTTTGCATTAGATTCTATTTCATTTTCAGTATTATTTGCAACGTCTACATTATCATCAATTCTGATCTACACAGGTTCTGTAATCGAAGTCAAAAAGGCGTTATTTTTGAAACTGAAATATTCAGTATTTGCACCAATTGGAAGTCTTGTTGTTGTTTTTGGATTTTTGGCAGGGTTGGTTCAAGCAAAAAGTTCTTCATCAGTATCATGGAGAGGGCGCAGTTATTCAATGAAGGATCATGTTCAAAGTTCAATCAGCGTATAG
- a CDS encoding S1C family serine protease, whose protein sequence is MDKSSGLIGGIVGAAIVVAVFGAFLLPTQIEPEIIETESNIPSAIGQSSQYTKELSLVEIFEKSEPGVVRVNVQRGESESSNGVGSGFVFDKKGHIITNAHVINDATKVIVTFLDGRSYNADIIGYDEFTDIGVIKVNADLKLLHPLTLGDSSNLKVGEQIAAIGNPFGLSGSMTAGIVSQLGRLLPSGSGFSIPDVIQTDAAINPGNSGGPLLNMRGEIIGINTAIQSTTGEFTGVGFAVPSQTIAKIVPNLIAKGEYNHPWIGISGRDIDPDLAKVLNLNDAVGFLVVTVVDDSPASKAGLRGSEDIISVDGINYPKGGDIIRSVDGKEVRKIDDILIHLQRAKSVGDEMILEILRDGRTTNVTITLEERPNGN, encoded by the coding sequence ATGGATAAGTCAAGTGGGTTAATTGGAGGAATTGTCGGTGCTGCAATAGTTGTTGCAGTATTTGGGGCATTTTTGTTACCCACACAAATAGAACCAGAGATTATTGAGACAGAATCAAACATTCCAAGTGCAATTGGTCAATCAAGTCAATATACAAAAGAACTTTCATTAGTAGAGATTTTTGAGAAATCAGAACCAGGAGTTGTCAGAGTAAATGTTCAAAGAGGAGAATCAGAGTCATCAAACGGAGTGGGATCCGGATTTGTTTTTGATAAAAAAGGACACATCATCACAAATGCACATGTAATTAACGATGCAACAAAAGTAATAGTCACTTTTCTTGACGGGAGATCATACAATGCAGACATTATAGGGTATGATGAATTTACAGATATCGGAGTTATCAAAGTAAATGCCGATTTGAAATTATTACATCCATTAACTTTAGGAGACTCTTCAAATCTCAAAGTAGGAGAACAAATTGCTGCAATCGGAAATCCATTTGGATTATCAGGTTCAATGACAGCCGGAATTGTCAGTCAATTGGGCAGATTGTTACCATCAGGTTCTGGTTTTTCAATTCCAGATGTCATACAAACAGATGCTGCAATAAATCCTGGAAATTCAGGAGGGCCATTATTGAACATGAGAGGAGAAATTATTGGAATCAACACAGCCATTCAATCAACAACGGGGGAATTTACAGGGGTAGGATTTGCAGTACCATCACAGACAATTGCAAAGATTGTTCCCAATTTAATTGCCAAAGGAGAATACAATCATCCATGGATTGGAATTTCAGGAAGAGATATTGATCCGGATTTGGCCAAAGTGTTGAACCTTAATGATGCAGTAGGGTTTTTGGTCGTAACAGTAGTAGATGATAGCCCTGCATCAAAAGCAGGATTACGAGGTTCAGAAGACATCATATCAGTTGATGGCATAAATTATCCAAAAGGAGGAGACATCATCCGTTCAGTTGACGGAAAAGAAGTAAGAAAGATTGACGATATTTTGATTCACCTTCAGAGAGCAAAGTCAGTGGGAGATGAAATGATCCTAGAGATTCTAAGAGATGGACGAACTACCAACGTAACAATCACTTTGGAAGAGAGACCAAACGGAAATTAA
- the cofG gene encoding 7,8-didemethyl-8-hydroxy-5-deazariboflavin synthase subunit CofG → MNKLVLNSESLNNVLDNKEVSRDEAIQIYENALVDANELFSTSQTLRKKFKSNTVTFSKKAFFNLVNLCKDSCSYCTYKAEPGEEKLSLMSKSQVSELLDMAKKYRCVEVLFVTGEKPEEKYKEAREWLNKNGFASTAEYLIHASEKALEKGLFPHTNAGNLEIAEMRELKKTNVSMGLMLENISERLTERGMPHHLASSKRPKARMKILENSGKLKIPMTTGILVGIGETPEEIIDSIFAIKNIHQKYGNIQEVILQNFQPKLDTRMNGHPSANENYFKIIVALSRIIMPKMNIQIPPNLSPKSYQSFLSVGINDWGGISPLTPDYVNPEFAWPAINKVNENSKNAGFNLKCRFPAYPEFFSFLSKELRDKMTLIENEEGLVKEEYWR, encoded by the coding sequence TTGAACAAACTTGTATTAAACTCTGAGAGTTTAAACAACGTTTTAGATAACAAAGAGGTCTCACGAGACGAAGCAATTCAGATTTATGAGAATGCCCTAGTTGACGCTAATGAATTGTTTTCAACTTCTCAAACACTAAGAAAAAAATTCAAATCAAATACGGTAACATTTTCAAAAAAAGCATTTTTCAATTTAGTAAACCTGTGTAAAGATTCCTGTTCATACTGTACATACAAAGCAGAACCAGGCGAAGAAAAACTATCTCTAATGTCAAAGAGCCAGGTTTCAGAATTATTAGACATGGCAAAAAAATACCGATGTGTTGAAGTTTTATTTGTAACAGGAGAAAAACCAGAGGAAAAATACAAAGAAGCAAGAGAGTGGCTCAATAAAAATGGCTTTGCGTCTACGGCAGAATATTTGATTCATGCATCTGAAAAAGCATTAGAAAAGGGATTGTTTCCACATACCAATGCAGGCAATTTAGAAATTGCAGAAATGAGAGAACTCAAAAAAACAAATGTCTCAATGGGATTAATGCTTGAAAACATCAGTGAAAGACTAACTGAAAGAGGGATGCCACATCACCTTGCTTCAAGTAAAAGACCAAAAGCAAGAATGAAGATTTTAGAAAACTCCGGGAAATTGAAAATTCCAATGACCACAGGAATTCTTGTGGGCATCGGAGAAACACCAGAGGAAATCATTGATTCAATTTTTGCAATAAAAAACATACATCAAAAGTATGGAAACATACAAGAGGTGATTTTGCAGAATTTTCAACCAAAACTAGATACAAGAATGAATGGCCACCCATCTGCAAATGAAAATTACTTCAAAATTATCGTTGCATTATCCAGAATCATAATGCCTAAAATGAATATCCAGATACCTCCAAATCTTTCTCCAAAATCATATCAAAGTTTCTTGTCAGTGGGAATTAATGACTGGGGCGGAATATCACCTCTTACGCCAGATTATGTGAATCCAGAATTCGCATGGCCAGCAATAAACAAGGTAAATGAAAATTCAAAAAATGCAGGATTTAATCTCAAGTGTAGATTCCCGGCATATCCAGAATTTTTTTCATTTCTTAGCAAAGAGTTAAGAGACAAGATGACATTAATTGAAAACGAGGAAGGATTAGTAAAAGAGGAGTATTGGAGATGA